TGTGATGCATCTTATATAATACAATTGACGCGGGTTTGACAAATATCATGGATGCGTAAGAAAAAATTGAAGAATTGTACAGAAGCAGAGGGGCAGTTAGGCACCTGATCCCGGATCCGGTGGCGAAGACGAGGACGTCGCGGGCGTCGGCGATCCTGGTTACCTCGAACCCGCGGCCGACGACGCTGCCGCCGACGGGGACGAGGTCGCCGGGCTGGAGGTCGCAGAGGCGCGCGGAGGGGGTGCCGGGGAGGCGCTTGACGAGGAAGTCGAACGATCTGGGCGGAGACGCCGAGGAGGAGgcagggggaggggaggagatGGCGAGGAAGATGGGGTAGGGGGCGGAGGGGAGGCGGAAGGGGAGGAACTGGCCGGCGGCGACGTGGGAGGCGAGGAGGGGCCCGTGGGCGGAGAGGTCGAGGGAGACGTGGAAGAGGGAGGCGTCGGCGGTGGCCGCGCGCACCGAGGCGACGGGCGCCTCCGTCCACTCGGTCGGGGCGGGGGGCGGGGCCGGGGACGCAAGCGCCGCGGCGGCGTGGGAGAGGACGCGCAGGTGGCGCGGCCGGAGCAGGTGGAGGCGCCGCGGCGGCGACCGGAGGAGCATCGGGGCGGCCGGCCGATGCGGGGAGGATGAGGAGAGGGGAAGCTGCCGGATCTCGGGGGCCTCCCGCGAGGCAGGCGGCGTGGGTGTATACGCACGTGCGCATCTTTGATTTCTCCTCTTCCAAGTCAAGAGGGAAAATTATACTTCGCCCAAAATAGAAATCAATCTTTTTCTTTCTTGAGAAAAATGTTTCCTGTGCGCCTCGACCGTGTCGTCTCATCAGCACTTGATCATTCATGTTGCAAAAGAGGGGAGCACAACCTGTAATTGGATGATTAGAGAGAGACCGTGGTATCTTCAGCCTATCAGAATTCAAATCCTGATGCTCACATTTATCAAGCTCCATTGCTCTCCCGTTATCGGTCACCATCATCGATAGGAAACAACACACCACCCTTTCCAAACCAGACTGAGCTCCTGCTCGAGGCCATGACTTCTTTTTAAAGGAAACTCAAAGCCATGACTGCAAGCACTGCAACGCGGTGTCTTTCTACAGCAAGACATCTGTTAAAAAAATGCAACAATACCTGTATTGCAAAAAAAACTCAAAAAAAATCTGCGGCAAGACCTCGTTGCAAAAAAAATTTTGCAACACTACATTTATTACAAATGTTTCTGCAACAGGGCATCTGTTGCAAAGGGGTTCTCGCAACACGACTTTTGTTGTAAAAGTGATGACGACGCTCGGCCGCGAGATTGCATCGGATCTGACGACCGACGTATAGCACACCTCTCGCGTAGAAGAGCGTTTCGCTCGATTGCTTTGTCTGCCCCGTGCTTCTGCTCCTCTTTTCGTTCATCCTTCCCTTCACCTATTTTAATTTGTCTTTGCCTCCCTTTCCACTCGGTTTTTCTCTGATATATTTACggactgccccccccccctcccctggCTTGACCGATTTAATTAGTTCCTCAGTCACGCGGGTGTacctgcctcctcctcccaatCCCATCTGTGTCGCCGTCCTCGACCCTTTAGCTCTGCCATCCGTTGGCGTCCTCTTCGTCATCAAGTTCATCAGCACATCAAAGAAATCCATCAAATCCACCACAAATTTGCAATCATTAAGGAAGGAACAAATCGGTGGAGCTTTTTCCAAACCTTGCCCGCCGTCCGGAACGTCCGGGAGGCGCGGTCAGCCGCAACATCGTGAGAGCGCGCGACACTCGTCCAAAAGTGGATAGTGGGAGGGGAGGAAGAGGGGTCTAAGAGCCAAGCATTCTCAAAGAAAATCAAGTTGACTACGAGATTTTTGTGGAGGCGGAGACAATGATGAGGAAGTGCTCGGAGGTTGTGCGAGGCCAGGAAGAGAGGGCGGAGTAAGGGAAAAAAGCGTCCTAATCAATGTCAAAAGAAGACACGGTCAAGTCGAGCAAGAGTAGGGGGATCGCGTTTATCAAACCAAGCATGTCTTTTATGACCGGAACAAAGGGCATGCATGTTAGTCACAATTCAATTTTTTCATTAATTTTGTATCGTCGTCATGAACGACATATGTGTCTTGGAGCAAATTTTTTTTTATGCTTCACATTTTTTATTAAAATATGATGTTACATTATGTCGAACTCAAAAGGTTTTTCTTTGTATACATCATTCTCTTACATATTTTTTATGTTTCATTTGTTTTTAAAACGTAAGCAAAGAACACTCTTACATTTGTATTTTCAATAGTTTTAGTTGTTAAGCACCCATTGGTGCATTTGTTTTACCATGGTTCCCACAACAACGCGGAGCATCATCTAGCTGTATATAAAACTTGTGCCTCTTTTTTCTCTCAAAGAAAAGAACTTTTTATTCAATTGTTGTGATACGACAATTCGTCCTCTGCATGGCCAATAACTCTA
The Aegilops tauschii subsp. strangulata cultivar AL8/78 chromosome 3, Aet v6.0, whole genome shotgun sequence genome window above contains:
- the LOC109777924 gene encoding fruit protein pKIWI502: MLLRSPPRRLHLLRPRHLRVLSHAAAALASPAPPPAPTEWTEAPVASVRAATADASLFHVSLDLSAHGPLLASHVAAGQFLPFRLPSAPYPIFLAISSPPPASSSASPPRSFDFLVKRLPGTPSARLCDLQPGDLVPVGGSVVGRGFEVTRIADARDVLVFATGSGISPIRSLIESGFGENEKIDVSLFYGVRNLQRMAYQERFSDWESRGIKIIPVLSRPDEQWTGQRGYVQNAFSRAKKIINPSSTGAILCGHKQMTEEITRSLVADGMPKDQILTNF